A genome region from Solanum pennellii chromosome 12, SPENNV200 includes the following:
- the LOC107007595 gene encoding ethylene receptor 1 isoform X2 produces MGSLLRMNRLLSSIVESCNCIIDPQLPADDLLMKYQYISDFFIALAYFSIPVELIYFVKKSAVFPYRWVLVQFGAFIVLCGATHLINLWTFNMHTRNVAIVMTTAKALTALVSCVTALMLVHIIPDLLSVKTRELFLKKKAAQLDREMGIIRTQEETGRHVRMLTHEIRSTLDRHTILKTTLVELGRTLALEECALWMPTRTGLELQLSYTLRHQNPVGLTVPIQLPVINQVFGTNHVVKISPNSPVARLRPAGKYMPGEVVAVRVPLLHLSNFQINDWPELSTKRYALMVLMLPSDSARQWHVHELELVEVVADQVAVALSHAAILEESMRARDLLMEQNVALDLARREAEMAVRARNDFLAVMNHEMRTPMHAIIALSSLLQETDLTPEQRLMVETILKSSNLLATLINDVLDLSRLEDGSLQLDIGTFNLHALFREVLSLIKPIASVKKLFVTLSLSSDLPEYVIGDEKRLMQILLNVVGNAVKFSKEGNVSISAFVAKSDSLRDPRAPEFFAVPSENHFYLRVQIKDTGIGITPQDIPNLFSKFTQSQALATTNSGGTGLGLAICKRFVNLMEGHIWIESEGLGKGSTAIFIIKLGIPGRANESKLPFVTKLPANHTQMSFQGLKVLVMDENGMVTKGLLTHLGCDVTTVGSRDECLRVVTHEHKVVIMDVSMQGIDCYEVAVVIHERFGKRHGRPLIVALTGYTDRVTKENCMRVGMDGVILKPVSVDKMRSVLSELLEHGVVLES; encoded by the exons TTATCTTCCATCGTGGAGTCATGTAACTGCATCATCGACCCACAGTTGCCTGCTGACGACTTGCTAATGAAGTATCAGTACATTTCTGATTTTTTCATAGCACTTGCGTATTTCTCCATTCCAGTGGAGTTGATATACTTCGTTAAGAAGTCTGCTGTCTTTCCATATAGATGGGTTCTTGTGCAGTTCGGTGCTTTCATAGTTCTTTGTGGAGCAACCCATCTTATCAACTTATGGACATTTAATATGCATACAAGGAATGTGGCAATAGTAATGACTACTGCAAAGGCCTTGACTGCACTGGTGTCATGTGTAACTGCTCTCATGCTTGTCCACATCATTCCTGATTTATTAAGTGTCAAAACTAGGGAActgttcttgaaaaagaaagcTGCACAGCTTGACCGTGAAATGGGTATTATTCGGACTCAGGAGGAGACAGGTAGACATGTTAGAATGCTAACTCATGAAATCCGAAGCACTCTTGATAGACATACTATTTTAAAAACTACACTTGTTGAGCTAGGAAGAACATTGGCATTGGAAGAGTGTGCATTATGGATGCCAACACGTACTGGACTAGAGCTTCAGCTTTCTTACACTTTACGTCACCAAAATCCAGTTGGATTAACTGTACCCATTCAACTTCCTGTAATCAATCAAGTTTTCGGTACAAATCATGTCGTGAAAATATCACCAAATTCTCCTGTCGCAAGACTTCGACCTGCTGGGAAATACATGCCTGGTGAGGTGGTTGCTGTCAGGGTTCCACTTCTGCATCTGTCGAACTTTCAGATTAATGATTGGCCTGAACTTTCAACAAAGCGCTATGCTTTAATGGTTCTGATGCTTCCTTCAGACAGTGCAAGACAATGGCATGTTCATGAGCTGGAGCTTGTTGAAGTGGTAGCTGATCAG GTTGCTGTTGCTCTTTCACATGCTGCTATATTAGAAGAATCAATGAGGGCTAGGGATCTTCTTATGGAGCAGAATGTGGCTCTTGATCTGGCAAGAAGAGAAGCAGAAATGGCTGTTCGTGCACGTAATGATTTCTTGGCtgttatgaatcatgaaatGAGAACTCCCATGCATGCGATAATTGCACTTTCTTCCTTACTACAAGAAACTGATCTAACTCCAGAGCAACGTCTGATGGTTGAAACAATCCTCAAAAGCAGCAACCTTTTAGCAACGCTCATCAATGATGTCTTGGATCTTTCAAGGCTAGAGGATGGAAGTCTTCAACTTGATATTGGCACTTTCAATCTCCATGCTCTATTTAGAGAG GTCCTTAGCTTAATCAAGCCTATTGCATCTGTAAAAAAGCTGTTCGTCACACTTAGTTTGTCGTCAGATTTGCCGGAATATGTAATTGGGGATGAAAAACGGTTAATGCAAATTCTCTTAAACGTTGTTGGCAATGCTGTAAAGTTCTCAAAGGAAGGCAACGTGTCAATCTCCGCTTTTGTTGCAAAATCAGACTCTTTAAGAGATCCTAGAGCCCCTGAATTTTTTGCTGTGCCTAGTGAAAATCACTTCTATTTACGGGTGCAG ATAAAAGATACGGGGATAGGAATTACACCACAGGATATTCCCAACCTGTTTAGCAAGTTTACACAAAGCCAAGCGCTAGCAACTACAAATTCTGGTGGCACTGGGCTTGGTCTTGCAATTTGTAAGAG GTTTGTGAATCTTATGGAAGGACATATTTGGATTGAAAGTGAAGGTCTTGGCAAGGGGTCTACTGCTATATTTATCATTAAACTTGGCATTCCTGGACGTGCAAATGAATCTAAGCTCCCCTTTGTGACCAAATTGCCAGCAAATCACACGCAGATGAGTTTTCAAGGATTAAAGGTTTTGGTGATGGATGAGAATGG GATGGTAACCAAAGGTCTGCTTACACACCTTGGATGTGATGTAACTACTGTTGGCTCACGCGATGAGTGCTTGAGAGTTGTTACACATGAACACAAGGTAGTTATCATGGATGTCAGCATGCAAGGTATAGACTGTTACGAAGTTGCTGTAGTGATACATGAAAGGTTTGGGAAACGTCACGGTAGGCCACTTATTGTGGCATTGACGGGATACACAGACAGAGTTACGAAAGAAAACTGCATGAGAGTTGGTATGGATGGAGTTATCCTAAAACCTGTGTCAGTGGATAAAATGAGAAGTGTTTTATCTGAGCTCTTAGAACATGGAGTTGTACTTGAATCTTAG
- the LOC107007595 gene encoding ethylene receptor 1 isoform X1, protein MGSLLRMNRLLSSIVESCNCIIDPQLPADDLLMKYQYISDFFIALAYFSIPVELIYFVKKSAVFPYRWVLVQFGAFIVLCGATHLINLWTFNMHTRNVAIVMTTAKALTALVSCVTALMLVHIIPDLLSVKTRELFLKKKAAQLDREMGIIRTQEETGRHVRMLTHEIRSTLDRHTILKTTLVELGRTLALEECALWMPTRTGLELQLSYTLRHQNPVGLTVPIQLPVINQVFGTNHVVKISPNSPVARLRPAGKYMPGEVVAVRVPLLHLSNFQINDWPELSTKRYALMVLMLPSDSARQWHVHELELVEVVADQVAVALSHAAILEESMRARDLLMEQNVALDLARREAEMAVRARNDFLAVMNHEMRTPMHAIIALSSLLQETDLTPEQRLMVETILKSSNLLATLINDVLDLSRLEDGSLQLDIGTFNLHALFREVLSLIKPIASVKKLFVTLSLSSDLPEYVIGDEKRLMQILLNVVGNAVKFSKEGNVSISAFVAKSDSLRDPRAPEFFAVPSENHFYLRVQIKDTGIGITPQDIPNLFSKFTQSQALATTNSGGTGLGLAICKRFVNLMEGHIWIESEGLGKGSTAIFIIKLGIPGRANESKLPFVTKLPANHTQMSFQGLKVLVMDENGVSRMVTKGLLTHLGCDVTTVGSRDECLRVVTHEHKVVIMDVSMQGIDCYEVAVVIHERFGKRHGRPLIVALTGYTDRVTKENCMRVGMDGVILKPVSVDKMRSVLSELLEHGVVLES, encoded by the exons TTATCTTCCATCGTGGAGTCATGTAACTGCATCATCGACCCACAGTTGCCTGCTGACGACTTGCTAATGAAGTATCAGTACATTTCTGATTTTTTCATAGCACTTGCGTATTTCTCCATTCCAGTGGAGTTGATATACTTCGTTAAGAAGTCTGCTGTCTTTCCATATAGATGGGTTCTTGTGCAGTTCGGTGCTTTCATAGTTCTTTGTGGAGCAACCCATCTTATCAACTTATGGACATTTAATATGCATACAAGGAATGTGGCAATAGTAATGACTACTGCAAAGGCCTTGACTGCACTGGTGTCATGTGTAACTGCTCTCATGCTTGTCCACATCATTCCTGATTTATTAAGTGTCAAAACTAGGGAActgttcttgaaaaagaaagcTGCACAGCTTGACCGTGAAATGGGTATTATTCGGACTCAGGAGGAGACAGGTAGACATGTTAGAATGCTAACTCATGAAATCCGAAGCACTCTTGATAGACATACTATTTTAAAAACTACACTTGTTGAGCTAGGAAGAACATTGGCATTGGAAGAGTGTGCATTATGGATGCCAACACGTACTGGACTAGAGCTTCAGCTTTCTTACACTTTACGTCACCAAAATCCAGTTGGATTAACTGTACCCATTCAACTTCCTGTAATCAATCAAGTTTTCGGTACAAATCATGTCGTGAAAATATCACCAAATTCTCCTGTCGCAAGACTTCGACCTGCTGGGAAATACATGCCTGGTGAGGTGGTTGCTGTCAGGGTTCCACTTCTGCATCTGTCGAACTTTCAGATTAATGATTGGCCTGAACTTTCAACAAAGCGCTATGCTTTAATGGTTCTGATGCTTCCTTCAGACAGTGCAAGACAATGGCATGTTCATGAGCTGGAGCTTGTTGAAGTGGTAGCTGATCAG GTTGCTGTTGCTCTTTCACATGCTGCTATATTAGAAGAATCAATGAGGGCTAGGGATCTTCTTATGGAGCAGAATGTGGCTCTTGATCTGGCAAGAAGAGAAGCAGAAATGGCTGTTCGTGCACGTAATGATTTCTTGGCtgttatgaatcatgaaatGAGAACTCCCATGCATGCGATAATTGCACTTTCTTCCTTACTACAAGAAACTGATCTAACTCCAGAGCAACGTCTGATGGTTGAAACAATCCTCAAAAGCAGCAACCTTTTAGCAACGCTCATCAATGATGTCTTGGATCTTTCAAGGCTAGAGGATGGAAGTCTTCAACTTGATATTGGCACTTTCAATCTCCATGCTCTATTTAGAGAG GTCCTTAGCTTAATCAAGCCTATTGCATCTGTAAAAAAGCTGTTCGTCACACTTAGTTTGTCGTCAGATTTGCCGGAATATGTAATTGGGGATGAAAAACGGTTAATGCAAATTCTCTTAAACGTTGTTGGCAATGCTGTAAAGTTCTCAAAGGAAGGCAACGTGTCAATCTCCGCTTTTGTTGCAAAATCAGACTCTTTAAGAGATCCTAGAGCCCCTGAATTTTTTGCTGTGCCTAGTGAAAATCACTTCTATTTACGGGTGCAG ATAAAAGATACGGGGATAGGAATTACACCACAGGATATTCCCAACCTGTTTAGCAAGTTTACACAAAGCCAAGCGCTAGCAACTACAAATTCTGGTGGCACTGGGCTTGGTCTTGCAATTTGTAAGAG GTTTGTGAATCTTATGGAAGGACATATTTGGATTGAAAGTGAAGGTCTTGGCAAGGGGTCTACTGCTATATTTATCATTAAACTTGGCATTCCTGGACGTGCAAATGAATCTAAGCTCCCCTTTGTGACCAAATTGCCAGCAAATCACACGCAGATGAGTTTTCAAGGATTAAAGGTTTTGGTGATGGATGAGAATGG TGTTAGCAGGATGGTAACCAAAGGTCTGCTTACACACCTTGGATGTGATGTAACTACTGTTGGCTCACGCGATGAGTGCTTGAGAGTTGTTACACATGAACACAAGGTAGTTATCATGGATGTCAGCATGCAAGGTATAGACTGTTACGAAGTTGCTGTAGTGATACATGAAAGGTTTGGGAAACGTCACGGTAGGCCACTTATTGTGGCATTGACGGGATACACAGACAGAGTTACGAAAGAAAACTGCATGAGAGTTGGTATGGATGGAGTTATCCTAAAACCTGTGTCAGTGGATAAAATGAGAAGTGTTTTATCTGAGCTCTTAGAACATGGAGTTGTACTTGAATCTTAG
- the LOC107007595 gene encoding ethylene receptor 1 isoform X3 gives MKYQYISDFFIALAYFSIPVELIYFVKKSAVFPYRWVLVQFGAFIVLCGATHLINLWTFNMHTRNVAIVMTTAKALTALVSCVTALMLVHIIPDLLSVKTRELFLKKKAAQLDREMGIIRTQEETGRHVRMLTHEIRSTLDRHTILKTTLVELGRTLALEECALWMPTRTGLELQLSYTLRHQNPVGLTVPIQLPVINQVFGTNHVVKISPNSPVARLRPAGKYMPGEVVAVRVPLLHLSNFQINDWPELSTKRYALMVLMLPSDSARQWHVHELELVEVVADQVAVALSHAAILEESMRARDLLMEQNVALDLARREAEMAVRARNDFLAVMNHEMRTPMHAIIALSSLLQETDLTPEQRLMVETILKSSNLLATLINDVLDLSRLEDGSLQLDIGTFNLHALFREVLSLIKPIASVKKLFVTLSLSSDLPEYVIGDEKRLMQILLNVVGNAVKFSKEGNVSISAFVAKSDSLRDPRAPEFFAVPSENHFYLRVQIKDTGIGITPQDIPNLFSKFTQSQALATTNSGGTGLGLAICKRFVNLMEGHIWIESEGLGKGSTAIFIIKLGIPGRANESKLPFVTKLPANHTQMSFQGLKVLVMDENGVSRMVTKGLLTHLGCDVTTVGSRDECLRVVTHEHKVVIMDVSMQGIDCYEVAVVIHERFGKRHGRPLIVALTGYTDRVTKENCMRVGMDGVILKPVSVDKMRSVLSELLEHGVVLES, from the exons ATGAAGTATCAGTACATTTCTGATTTTTTCATAGCACTTGCGTATTTCTCCATTCCAGTGGAGTTGATATACTTCGTTAAGAAGTCTGCTGTCTTTCCATATAGATGGGTTCTTGTGCAGTTCGGTGCTTTCATAGTTCTTTGTGGAGCAACCCATCTTATCAACTTATGGACATTTAATATGCATACAAGGAATGTGGCAATAGTAATGACTACTGCAAAGGCCTTGACTGCACTGGTGTCATGTGTAACTGCTCTCATGCTTGTCCACATCATTCCTGATTTATTAAGTGTCAAAACTAGGGAActgttcttgaaaaagaaagcTGCACAGCTTGACCGTGAAATGGGTATTATTCGGACTCAGGAGGAGACAGGTAGACATGTTAGAATGCTAACTCATGAAATCCGAAGCACTCTTGATAGACATACTATTTTAAAAACTACACTTGTTGAGCTAGGAAGAACATTGGCATTGGAAGAGTGTGCATTATGGATGCCAACACGTACTGGACTAGAGCTTCAGCTTTCTTACACTTTACGTCACCAAAATCCAGTTGGATTAACTGTACCCATTCAACTTCCTGTAATCAATCAAGTTTTCGGTACAAATCATGTCGTGAAAATATCACCAAATTCTCCTGTCGCAAGACTTCGACCTGCTGGGAAATACATGCCTGGTGAGGTGGTTGCTGTCAGGGTTCCACTTCTGCATCTGTCGAACTTTCAGATTAATGATTGGCCTGAACTTTCAACAAAGCGCTATGCTTTAATGGTTCTGATGCTTCCTTCAGACAGTGCAAGACAATGGCATGTTCATGAGCTGGAGCTTGTTGAAGTGGTAGCTGATCAG GTTGCTGTTGCTCTTTCACATGCTGCTATATTAGAAGAATCAATGAGGGCTAGGGATCTTCTTATGGAGCAGAATGTGGCTCTTGATCTGGCAAGAAGAGAAGCAGAAATGGCTGTTCGTGCACGTAATGATTTCTTGGCtgttatgaatcatgaaatGAGAACTCCCATGCATGCGATAATTGCACTTTCTTCCTTACTACAAGAAACTGATCTAACTCCAGAGCAACGTCTGATGGTTGAAACAATCCTCAAAAGCAGCAACCTTTTAGCAACGCTCATCAATGATGTCTTGGATCTTTCAAGGCTAGAGGATGGAAGTCTTCAACTTGATATTGGCACTTTCAATCTCCATGCTCTATTTAGAGAG GTCCTTAGCTTAATCAAGCCTATTGCATCTGTAAAAAAGCTGTTCGTCACACTTAGTTTGTCGTCAGATTTGCCGGAATATGTAATTGGGGATGAAAAACGGTTAATGCAAATTCTCTTAAACGTTGTTGGCAATGCTGTAAAGTTCTCAAAGGAAGGCAACGTGTCAATCTCCGCTTTTGTTGCAAAATCAGACTCTTTAAGAGATCCTAGAGCCCCTGAATTTTTTGCTGTGCCTAGTGAAAATCACTTCTATTTACGGGTGCAG ATAAAAGATACGGGGATAGGAATTACACCACAGGATATTCCCAACCTGTTTAGCAAGTTTACACAAAGCCAAGCGCTAGCAACTACAAATTCTGGTGGCACTGGGCTTGGTCTTGCAATTTGTAAGAG GTTTGTGAATCTTATGGAAGGACATATTTGGATTGAAAGTGAAGGTCTTGGCAAGGGGTCTACTGCTATATTTATCATTAAACTTGGCATTCCTGGACGTGCAAATGAATCTAAGCTCCCCTTTGTGACCAAATTGCCAGCAAATCACACGCAGATGAGTTTTCAAGGATTAAAGGTTTTGGTGATGGATGAGAATGG TGTTAGCAGGATGGTAACCAAAGGTCTGCTTACACACCTTGGATGTGATGTAACTACTGTTGGCTCACGCGATGAGTGCTTGAGAGTTGTTACACATGAACACAAGGTAGTTATCATGGATGTCAGCATGCAAGGTATAGACTGTTACGAAGTTGCTGTAGTGATACATGAAAGGTTTGGGAAACGTCACGGTAGGCCACTTATTGTGGCATTGACGGGATACACAGACAGAGTTACGAAAGAAAACTGCATGAGAGTTGGTATGGATGGAGTTATCCTAAAACCTGTGTCAGTGGATAAAATGAGAAGTGTTTTATCTGAGCTCTTAGAACATGGAGTTGTACTTGAATCTTAG